In the genome of Nycticebus coucang isolate mNycCou1 chromosome 12, mNycCou1.pri, whole genome shotgun sequence, one region contains:
- the DGKA gene encoding diacylglycerol kinase alpha isoform X3 yields the protein MWCVSVMSHATFPFWRAAGQKISWNEVEKIILQMMRVAEYMDWDVSELRPILQEMMKEIDYDGSGSVSLAEWVRAGATTVPLLVLLGLEMTLKDNGQHLWRPKRFPRPVYCNLCESSIGLGKQGLSCNLCRYTVHDQCAMKAQPCEVSTYAKSRKDIGVQSHVWVRGSCESGRCDRCQKKIRTFHSLTGLHCVWCHLEIHDDCLQGVGHECDCGLLRDHILPPSSIYPSVLASGQDRKSSRTSQKTLDDISLSTSEALRIDPVSSTHPLLVFVNPKSGGKQGQRVLWKFQYILNPRQVFDLLKDGPEVGLKFFRDVPDSRILVCGGDGTVGWILETIDKTNLPVVPPVAVLPLGTGNDLARCLRWGGGYDGQNLAKILKDLEASKVVYMDRWSVEVIPQQTEEKSDPVPFHIINNYFSIGVDASIAHRFHIMREKYPAKFNSRMKNKLWYFEFATSESIFSTCKKLEESLTVEICGKPLDLSNLSLEGIAVLNIPSMHGGSNLWGDTRKVHGDLSGINQALGAAAKVITDPDILKTCVPDLSDKRLEVVGLEGAIEMGQIYTKLKSAGHRLAKCSEITFHTTKTLPMQIDGEPWMQTPCTIKITHKNQMPMLMGPPPRASNFFGFLG from the exons ATGGCAGTGGCTCCGTCTCCCTTGCTGAGTGGGTCCGAGCTGGGGCCACCACTGTGCCACTGCTAGTGCTGCTGGGTCTGGAGATG ACTCTGAAGGataatgggcagcacctgtggagaCCCAAGAGGTTCCCCAGACCAGTCTACTGCAACCTGTGCGAGTCCAGCATTGGTCTTGGCAAACAGGGTCTGAGCTGTAACC tcTGTAGATACACTGTTCACGACCAGTGTGCCATGAAGGCCCAGCCTTGTGAAGTCAGCACCTATGCCAAGTCTCGGAAAGACATTGGT GTCCAATCACATGTGTGGGTGCGAGGAAGCTGTGAGTCTGGGCGCTGCGACCGCTGTCAGAAAAAAATCCGGACCTTCCACAGTCTGACCGGGCTGCATTGTGTATGGTGCCACCTAGAG ATCCACGATGACTGCCTGCAAGGTGTGGGCCATGAGTGTGACTGCGGGCTGCTCCGGGATCACATCCTGCCCCCATCTTCCATCTATCCCAGTGTCCTG GCCTCTGGACAGGACCGTAAAAGTAGCAGAACAAGCCAGAAGACTTTGGATGACATAAGTTTGAGCACCTCCGAGGCTCTGCGG ATTGACCCTGTTTCTAGCACCCACCCACTTCTAGTCTTTGTCAATCCTAAGAGTGGCGGAAAGCAGGGACAGAG AGTGCTCTGGAAGTTCCAGTACATACTAAACCCTCGACAGGTGTTTGACCTCCTAAAGGATGGTCCTGAGGTGGG GCTTAAATTCTTCAGGGATGTTCCTGATAGCCGGATTTTGGTGTGTGGTGGAGATGGCACAGTAGGCTGGATTCTAGAGACAattg ACAAAACCAACTTGCCTGTTGTGCCTCCTGTTGCAGTGTTGCCCTTGGGCACAGGAAATGATCTGGCTCGATGCCTAAGATGGGGAGGAG GGTATGATGGACAGAATTTGGCGAAGATCCTCAAGGATTTGGAAGCAAGCAAAGTGGTATATATGGATCGATGGTCCGTAGAGGTGATACCACAACAAACTGAAGAAAAAAGTGACCCAGTCCCCTTTCACATCATCAATAACTACTTCTCCATTGGTGTG GATGCCTCTATTGCTCACCGATTCCACATCATGCGAGAGAAATATCCAGCGAAGTTCAACAGCAg AATGaagaacaagctgtggtattttgAATTTGCCACATCAGAATCCATCTTCTCGACATGCAAAAAGCTGGAAGAGTCTTTGACAGTTGAG ATCTGTGGGAAGCCGCTGGATCTGAGCAACCTGTCCTTAGAAGGCATTGCAGTGCTGAACATCCCTAGCATGCACGGTGGCTCCAACCTCTGGGGTGATACCAGGAAAGTTCATGGGGACCTCTCTGGGATCAACCAGGCCTTAGGTGCTGCAGCTAAAGTCATCACTGACCCTGATATCCTGAAAACCTGTGTACCAG ACCTCAGTGACAAGCGACTGGAAGTAGTAGGGCTGGAGGGTGCAATTGAGATGGGTCAGATCTATACCAAGCTCAAGAGTGCTGGACATCGGCTGGCCAAGTGCTCTGAGATCACCTTCCA CACCACAAAAACCCTCCCCATGCAAATTGATGGAGAACCCTGGATGCAGACACCCTGTACA ATCAAGATCACCCACAAGAACCAGATGCCCATGCTCATGGGCCCACCCCCCCGTGCCTCCAATTTCTTTGGCTTCTTGGGCTGA